A window of Roseobacter fucihabitans genomic DNA:
CCCGATCTGCCTGCATCCCTGTTCGATCCACAAGCCCAACTCGGTGAAGCCCCCGCAGATACACGCGCTTTCGTGGCACGCGTCCGGGCGCTCTGAGGGAATGCGCCCGGCAGTCGTTTTCATCATGCTCACGGTCATGCTCGACGCGATGGGCATCGGGTTGATCATCCCGGTCATGCCCGATCTGATACAGGAAATTCAAGGCACGGGCCTGAGCAACGCGGCCCTCTGGGGCGGCGTTCTATCGACCACTTTCGCGGTGATGCAATTCATCTTTGGCCCTATCATCGGCGGGCTGTCGGACCGTTTCGGGCGCCGGCCCATCTTGCTGACCTCGCTGGTAGTCATGGCGCTGGATTACCTCCTCATGGCGGTGGCGGGCAGCATCGCCCTGCTGCTCATTGGCCGCATCGTCGGGGGCATTACGGCGGCTACGCAATCCACCGCCAACGCCTATATGGCCGATATTTCACGCCCCGAGGACCGCGCCGCAAATTTCGGGCTGGTCGGTGCCGCCTTTGGTCTGGGGTTTGTGCTTGGCCCCTTGCTGGGTGGTTTTCTCGCGGAATACGGGACGCGCGCGCCGTTTTACGCCGCCGCCGCATTAGCCGCCCTCAATGCCCTGTTCGGCTATTTCGTCTTGCGCGAAACCGTCACAAAAGACACGCAACGCCCCTTCCGCTGGGCGCGCGCCAACCCCCTGGGCAGCATCCGCCAATTGGGCCGTTTGCCCGGTGTCGGCGCGCTGCTGATCGTCTTTTTCCTCTATCAGGTGGCCTTTATGGTCTATCCTGCGATCTGGGCGTTTTTTGGCAAGGAACGATTCGGCTGGGACCCCGCCACCATAGGGCTCAGCCTTGCTCTTTTCGGCATCATGCTGGCCATTGTTCAGGGCGGCCTGATCCGCCCCGTGCTGCGGCTGCTGGGGGAACGCGGCACGGTGATCTATGGCCACTTCTTTGATATCGTCGCCTTTCTGGCGCTGGCCTTCGTGACCAACGGAACGCTGGCGCTCATCCTGACACCGCTGGCGGGACTGGCCGCGGTCATTACCCCCGCATTGCAAGGGATCATGTCCAAAGCCGTGGCCGCGGATGCGCAGGGCGAATTGCAAGGTGCGCTGACCTCTGCAAGCGCGCTGGCCATGATCCTCTCTCCCATGGTGATGACCAGCGTTTTCGCAAGTTTCACCAGCCCGGAGGCGACGGTATACCTGCCCGGCGCCCCGTTTATCCTATCCGCTGTGCTGATTGCTGCGGGGCTTGCGGTCTTCATCGCCTTCCCGCCCCGCCAATCGCCAAATCCAAAAGAGGTGCTTTAACGACACCTGATGTCGGATTGCGCCTTGCGCGTGCGATTGCGGCGCGGCACCTTCTGCAAAACGACACAAAACAGAAAGCCCGCGCCCCTATGCAAACCATCAAAGCCGCCGTTTGCCATAGCTTTGGCACGCCCCTCCAGATCGAAGACATCCAGTTGCGCGCCCCTGAAATGGGCGAGGTCGAAGTGACACTGGACGCTGTTGCGATTTGTCATTCCGATATTTCCTACGCCGAGGGGGCCTGGGGCGGGTCCCTGCCCGCGGTCTATGGGCATGAAGCAGCGGGGATCATCACCACCCTCGGTCCGGGTGTGCGGGGCTTGTCGCACGGCGATAGCGTCGTCGTCACCCTGATCCGCGCCTGTGGGACCTGCGGCAGTTGCGCGGGGGGTAAACCCACGCTGTGCGAAACGCCCTATGACGGCGATCATGGCCCGATCAAAACCGCAACGGGTGGCAAATTGCATCAGGCCATGGCCACCGGTGCCTTTGCGCAAAAGGTGGTGGTGGACCAAAAACAGGTGGTGCGGATCAGCCCCGATATCCCCAAGGACGCCGCCAGCCTGATTGCCTGCGGTGTTATCACCGGTGTGGGCGCCGTCGTGAACGCCGCCAACCTGCGCCCCGGCCAGGACGTCGTTGTGATCGGCGCGGGGGGTGTCGGCCTCAATGCGATCCAGGGTGCACGCATCAGCGGTGCGCGCCGCATCATCGCTGTCGACATGAGCGCGGATAAGCTGGCCACGGCCAAGGAGTTCGGCGCAACCCACGGGGTGCTGGCCACGGATGAAAAGCCTTGGAAACAAGCGATGAAGGCCTTGGGCGGGCGCGGCGCGGATGCCGTGATCGTGACCGTCGGGGCCATTCCCGCCTATGATCAGGCCCCGCGTTATCTGGCACAGGGGGGCAAGGTCGTCATGGTGGGCATGCCCCATTCGGACGCGTATTCCAGCTATGAGCCCGTTGTTCTGGCGGCTTTGGGTCAGGGGATGGTGGGCTCCAAGATGGGCGATGTCGTGATCCAGCGCGATATTCCCTGGATGGTCGATCTTTATGCGCAGGGACGCTTGAAACTGGATGAGCTGATCTCGGGCCGCTGGTCGCTCGATCAAATCAACGAGGCGATTGCCGATACCAAATCAGGCGGAGCCCGCCGCAATGTCATCATTTTCGATAGGTAACGCGTGCGACACCACGCCGTAAGGTGGGCTTTCAGGCCACCTTTGCGCCGCAAAAGGATCCCTCGATGAAACTCACCGACCTCGACATCATCATCACCGCCCCCCCGGCACCGGGGTGGGGCGGGCGCTATTGGATCCTGGTCAAACTCACCACGGATAACGGGATCGTCGGCTGGGGCGAATGCTACGCAGCCTCGGTCGGCCCTGACGCCATGTGCGCGGTCATCGAGGATGTATTCAACCGCCACATGGCCCATGAAAACCCCGAAAACATCGAATTGATGTTCCGTCGCGCCTATTCCTCGGGCTTCACACAACGCCCCGATCTGACGGTGATGGGCGCGTTTTCCGGCCTTGAAATCGCCTGTTGGGACATCTTGGGCAAAGCGCGCGACCGCCCTGTCTGGGCGCTGCTGGGGGGGCAAATGAATGATCGCATCCGCGCCTATACCTACCTCTACCCTGAGGCCGGACATGACATGGCCGCCTTCTGGACCTCCCCCGACATGGCCGCACAAAGCGCCGCCGCGATGGTGGCAAAAGGCTATACGGCGGTCAAATTTGACCCTGCTGGCCCCTATACCATGCGCGGTGGCCATATGCCGGGCATGCGCGATATCTCTCAATCCGTCGCCTTTTGCAAAGCCATCCGGGAGGCTGTGGGCGACCGGGCCGACCTGCTCTTTGGCACCCATGGTCAATTCAGCACGGCAGGCGCAATCCGGCTGGGCCAAGCGCTGGAGCCCTTCTCACCCCTCTGGTATGAGGAGCCGATCCCGCCAGATGCCGTCGAGGAAATGGCCAAAGTCGCGCGGGCCGTGCGCATCCCCGTGGCCACCGGCGAACGCCTGACAACCAAGGCGGAATTTGCGTCCATCCTACGCGCCGGGGCCGCCCATATCCTGCAACCCGCTCTGGGGCGCGCGGGCGGCATCTGGGAGGCGAAAAAAATCGCCATCCTCGCCGAAACCCATAACGCACAAATGGCCCCGCATCTTTATGCCGGTCCCGTTGAATGGGCGGCGAACATCCACTTGGCCGCCTCCATCCCCAATCTGCTGATGGCCGAAACCATAGAGACGCCCTTTCACGCCGCGCTGATCAGGAACACGATCCGGGTCGAGAACGGGTTCGTCACCCCGCCCGAAGCGCCCGGGCTGGGCATTGAGGTCGACGAAGACCTCGCCCGCGCGCATCCCTATACGGGCACCGGGCTGCATCTGGAGATGCGCGACGCACCGTGTGATTATGTGAACGGAAACGCTTTTGAGGGCGGTGCACCCGCCCCCAAGACATGATCAGGTACGCGACGCCTCAAAAGCCGCCCAAACCGCTTCGAACTGCGCGAAATCAATCTCTTTGCCCTTAACCGCGTCAAACACGATCTTTTCGGATTTGAACAGCTGCGCAATCGCATCGCTCAGACGCGGCACCACATCCGTTGGAATCACAACAGCCCCGTGCCGATCCGCATGCACCAACGCCCCCGGCGTAACCTTCATGCCGAAAATCTCCACCGGTTGATCATAATCGATCACATGCACGAACCCGTGGCTCGGACCAACCGAGCCAGCCACCACTGCAAACCCCTCCGGCAAATCGCCAAGGTCACGCATGACGCCATCCGTCAAAGCCCCCGATAAGCCAAACGCCTTGTGGATATTGGTGTTCACCTCACCCCAATAGGCACCGATCGCGTTTGGCACATCCATGTCCTGCACCACGGCCACGCCCGGACGCGGACCTTCGGCCATGTATTTATAATACCCCATACGGCGCGCCCGGATCACGTCGGGTGGCTCTTCGGGCGGGTTCACCGCCTGAATACGTGCCGTGCGGGCATAGCCGACCATCGCCGGGGCCGCAGGGTCCGAGGCGCGCATCGTGCCACGGGTGAAATCATCAAAACCCCGCTTGCCCTGCGCCACCTCAATCGCGTTGCAGACCGTCGGCGTATCCACCCGGCGCAGCAGGTCAAACAGCGGATCGGACATCACCGCGACCCCGCAAGTTTTGCCCCTTCCGAGAGGGCCTCCAGCTTGGCAAAGGCAATCTCGGGATCCACCGCACCGAACCCCGCAAAGGTCCCAAAGCCGCAATCCGATCCGGCGATCACCCGCTCGGCCCCCACGATCCCTGTGAAACGTTCAATCCGTTGAGCCACCAATTCGGGGTGTTCGACGAAATTGGTCGTGGTATCCACCACACCGGGCACCAATACCTTGGTGTCCGGAATATCGGCTTTGCGGTCGCGAAACACCGTCCATTCATGCGCGTGGCGCGGGTTGGAGGTTTCAAACAGCACATAGCGCGCCTTGGCCGACATCAGCGTGTCGAACACCTTATCCATGCCGATGTCACAGACATGCGGACCCTCGTAATTGCCCCAGCAAATGTGAATGCGGATGCACTCTTCGGGCACATCCTGCAAAGCATGGTTCAGCGCTTCGACATGCGCCCCGGCGATTTTCAGGAATTCCGCATCGCTCAGATCATTGAACAGCATGTGCCGCGACAACGCCAGATCGGGACAATCCAGTTGCACATCCAGCCCGGCGGCCACGATGGTCTGATATTCCTCGCGCATGGCATCCGCTAGGGCGGCCAGATAGGCCTCGCGGGTCTTGTAGAAGTCGTTTTGCAAAAACAGCGAAATCACACCGGGGCTGGCCGCATTCATGAACCCGCGTGTCGCACCGTGCTCGGCCATACCTGCCTTGAGGTTATCAATATCCTTTTGCAACTCGCCCTGCCCTTTGGATTTCACCGCGCCGGTACACATCGGGCGCGCATATTTCGGCGTACCACCATCATCGGCCAGGCGTTTGAGAAAGCTGGGGAATTTCTTGAGATCGGCCGGGGCGTTGCGCGGGCTATCTCCGGAAAAACCCGTATAGCGATCTTTGACATAGGTGGCATAGGAGATCTTGGACGTCTCCCCATCGCTGACGATGTCGATACCCGCCGCGACCTGTTTGGCGACCGTGTCGGATACTGCCACCGTCATCGCCGCATCGAATGCCGCCGGGTTATAGGGTTCCTCGCGCTCCCGCGCAAAAATGAAATCCACGGTTTCTTGTGTGCGGGGAAGGCTGCCGACGTGGGTGGTTGAGATACTCATGTGCCGCTCCATGTTGGGCCTGCCGGATCATCCGTGGCCAGAATATGAAAAAGGGATGCCTCGCCGGTCATGGACGGCACAGCCGTGTGCATCAACCCCGCCGGAACCGAGGCCGTGTCGCCCGGATTTAACGTCGCCTGCCCGCCTTCCCATATCAGTTTCCAATGCCCTTTCATCGGCATCAAAACGGAGGGTCGGTCATGCTGGTGCATCTCCTTGCTCGAGGACGCGCGGGTCAGAAAACCCACCTCGAACCCCGGTTTGTCCTGGATGATTCCTGTTTCGCCAATCACACAGCAAGGCGTTTTCTGCGCCATCGCCACCATGTCGTTGTAGCGGCGCACGCCAAATCCGACGACATCCATGGGGGAGAGTTCGGGATAATTCTGCAACTCTGCATCGCTCAAAACCGGCATGGGCTGCACACCTTCGGGTAGGGTCGCGCCCTTTTTGCTGTCATAAAGCTTGCCGTTTTGCCCCAGGATCAAGCCGTGATCTTTGGCGTCCTCGATCACCTGCGGTGCCCAGAGCACGCCGCCGCCCGCATCATCCCCGCCAAGAATGGCCATGATCATCCCATAATCCGTACCGATATTCTCAAAGCCGCGGAAAATGCCCGTGGGTATGTTGATGATATCGCCCTCTTCGAGGATTACCTCGCCCGCATCCCCCCACCGGCCCCAAAAAAACCGCCAACGCCCCTTGAGCACGAAAAACACCTCGGCTGTGCGGTGGCTGTGCAGCGAATTGCGGCATTTGGGCGGTTGCCCGGCGGCACCGATGTTGAACCCATGTGGGATGCCAATATGAACGTGCTGGTCGGGGCTTTCGGACACCCCGCCGCCGATGATCGTGA
This region includes:
- a CDS encoding TCR/Tet family MFS transporter; this encodes MRPAVVFIMLTVMLDAMGIGLIIPVMPDLIQEIQGTGLSNAALWGGVLSTTFAVMQFIFGPIIGGLSDRFGRRPILLTSLVVMALDYLLMAVAGSIALLLIGRIVGGITAATQSTANAYMADISRPEDRAANFGLVGAAFGLGFVLGPLLGGFLAEYGTRAPFYAAAALAALNALFGYFVLRETVTKDTQRPFRWARANPLGSIRQLGRLPGVGALLIVFFLYQVAFMVYPAIWAFFGKERFGWDPATIGLSLALFGIMLAIVQGGLIRPVLRLLGERGTVIYGHFFDIVAFLALAFVTNGTLALILTPLAGLAAVITPALQGIMSKAVAADAQGELQGALTSASALAMILSPMVMTSVFASFTSPEATVYLPGAPFILSAVLIAAGLAVFIAFPPRQSPNPKEVL
- a CDS encoding zinc-binding dehydrogenase — encoded protein: MQTIKAAVCHSFGTPLQIEDIQLRAPEMGEVEVTLDAVAICHSDISYAEGAWGGSLPAVYGHEAAGIITTLGPGVRGLSHGDSVVVTLIRACGTCGSCAGGKPTLCETPYDGDHGPIKTATGGKLHQAMATGAFAQKVVVDQKQVVRISPDIPKDAASLIACGVITGVGAVVNAANLRPGQDVVVIGAGGVGLNAIQGARISGARRIIAVDMSADKLATAKEFGATHGVLATDEKPWKQAMKALGGRGADAVIVTVGAIPAYDQAPRYLAQGGKVVMVGMPHSDAYSSYEPVVLAALGQGMVGSKMGDVVIQRDIPWMVDLYAQGRLKLDELISGRWSLDQINEAIADTKSGGARRNVIIFDR
- a CDS encoding mandelate racemase/muconate lactonizing enzyme family protein yields the protein MKLTDLDIIITAPPAPGWGGRYWILVKLTTDNGIVGWGECYAASVGPDAMCAVIEDVFNRHMAHENPENIELMFRRAYSSGFTQRPDLTVMGAFSGLEIACWDILGKARDRPVWALLGGQMNDRIRAYTYLYPEAGHDMAAFWTSPDMAAQSAAAMVAKGYTAVKFDPAGPYTMRGGHMPGMRDISQSVAFCKAIREAVGDRADLLFGTHGQFSTAGAIRLGQALEPFSPLWYEEPIPPDAVEEMAKVARAVRIPVATGERLTTKAEFASILRAGAAHILQPALGRAGGIWEAKKIAILAETHNAQMAPHLYAGPVEWAANIHLAASIPNLLMAETIETPFHAALIRNTIRVENGFVTPPEAPGLGIEVDEDLARAHPYTGTGLHLEMRDAPCDYVNGNAFEGGAPAPKT
- a CDS encoding RraA family protein, which codes for MSDPLFDLLRRVDTPTVCNAIEVAQGKRGFDDFTRGTMRASDPAAPAMVGYARTARIQAVNPPEEPPDVIRARRMGYYKYMAEGPRPGVAVVQDMDVPNAIGAYWGEVNTNIHKAFGLSGALTDGVMRDLGDLPEGFAVVAGSVGPSHGFVHVIDYDQPVEIFGMKVTPGALVHADRHGAVVIPTDVVPRLSDAIAQLFKSEKIVFDAVKGKEIDFAQFEAVWAAFEASRT
- a CDS encoding cobalamin-independent methionine synthase II family protein, whose product is MSISTTHVGSLPRTQETVDFIFAREREEPYNPAAFDAAMTVAVSDTVAKQVAAGIDIVSDGETSKISYATYVKDRYTGFSGDSPRNAPADLKKFPSFLKRLADDGGTPKYARPMCTGAVKSKGQGELQKDIDNLKAGMAEHGATRGFMNAASPGVISLFLQNDFYKTREAYLAALADAMREEYQTIVAAGLDVQLDCPDLALSRHMLFNDLSDAEFLKIAGAHVEALNHALQDVPEECIRIHICWGNYEGPHVCDIGMDKVFDTLMSAKARYVLFETSNPRHAHEWTVFRDRKADIPDTKVLVPGVVDTTTNFVEHPELVAQRIERFTGIVGAERVIAGSDCGFGTFAGFGAVDPEIAFAKLEALSEGAKLAGSR
- a CDS encoding cupin domain-containing protein, translating into MTPAEMEKRIVRYGDLMPCKTAFIDAHTPGSDQKENFTIIGGGVSESPDQHVHIGIPHGFNIGAAGQPPKCRNSLHSHRTAEVFFVLKGRWRFFWGRWGDAGEVILEEGDIINIPTGIFRGFENIGTDYGMIMAILGGDDAGGGVLWAPQVIEDAKDHGLILGQNGKLYDSKKGATLPEGVQPMPVLSDAELQNYPELSPMDVVGFGVRRYNDMVAMAQKTPCCVIGETGIIQDKPGFEVGFLTRASSSKEMHQHDRPSVLMPMKGHWKLIWEGGQATLNPGDTASVPAGLMHTAVPSMTGEASLFHILATDDPAGPTWSGT